From one Salmo salar chromosome ssa09, Ssal_v3.1, whole genome shotgun sequence genomic stretch:
- the numa1 gene encoding nuclear mitotic apparatus protein 1 isoform X11, giving the protein MVLHLDKEHALLEWVNHLNVDLPVRSINDLQDGVLLMKLVYKLRKEEPANSYLDQHVQERLKVVSDFLQGDCRCSTERGALISWDNISNGLNLEVELSKVLVLLYYHSVINNHVDLNQLEYKFEVELASMLRFVLDNENSLYLSENLEKYLRKKPLFSFNSDISSTSSSSLFNDDESPVFQRRKKMGSVQFLDLQTVASSSVSSPLQDVMNTPQFQLKKLQRQLRQERDMRDELEKDLTTSATTLTQRESQICQLQHRIEKLLREQAEQEQEPRDELQELHSKNEGLRTRLHEVLKECQALKTNSSQMERKVDSLTEENGTLSAQMREVVARLASAEAEVDRLIEAQDSAQGEWSSRHCHLQDELNRATAQKECLSEQMLILQSKISSLEDELSKAKMQEKGEVMGPILEWEQLKQELADATLRHAECECTIARLKGEKEQAAALHAQERASLQAESQRLQVLVTELQEALSALRADREALELASKEERESLTAQLHTLTAEVASLTQTVQQREQEVKALGEEVQQECMQRGELNLAMERQDREAREEIQELTSHVDTMGASLRRAEEEVQVREKQLTKQQQESALQREVLQEEMAASEKALKELKKQEEAVREEATRLHQEITTHVTDLCSLRQEHTALQEQLARQQEEISLEKEAQAAAHREKEAVEAELSRLQEEVRSLGEQMAQLEEAQREKERLLLQSTENMETLQTERAAASSLAEAKDLELSILREEVRAREEQLAMQQEEYRLRQEELQEELAAQENEINNMRERLAGLLDQISLLKEVCQEGKNMEALREEHAAQLEQLRLVKEQVEQVQERNEETSAALREKESSLREKESSLREKEESLRGLEEELQSTTSLASQRQQEELTSLKEEVISLQEEVERRRAAEALAVEEARELEESVSALQQQLDSAIQDNDMKRQKCERLEQDLEQRGTLVEELRQQEHSARLEATRLRQEISTHLSRLEVVQREKEELRGEVSLHQQRAAVLQQSLEEQEVAMRVLKEQKESIREETTVKIEALQAQLEVVSSLAAAKDLQLSTLREEATALQEQLAKREQEISLQKEVLQEAHREKESVEALREELARQQEELREELILQQQRAQSLEQSLEEQQEALKELTLKEERAREEATQLRQQISTHLSRLEEVQRGKEELREQEEKAREETTVKMEALQAQLEVVSSLAAAKDLQLSTLREEASLLCQENTKRAADLKDVQLEKIRLESLLSEEHRALKEDLAKQQEELRGEVSLHQQRAAELQHQEAALREQEEKSTEEATLKMEALKAAKDLQLSALTEKAIALQEQLAKREQEISLQKEVLQEAHREKESLEALREELARQQEELREELILQQQRAQSLEQSLEEQQEALKELTLKEERAREEATLKMVALQAAKDLELSTLRQEATQLRQEISTHVSHLEEVKSEGPLREEHTALQVQLAKQQEENSLQKGLLQEVQATVLQEREAKEALRGEVSLHQQSLEEQQVAVRETLARQKEEGQAAGQVQKELMEQFSVLQQEKEALLTRALQAEQNQSELEGSMAELRAQAESRESGQRQQLDALLLEKERLTEGHQVLEMKCSAAQRLEAVLLEELALLREQMEGTEWEKQIRDLREQLAANTEVVEHYKTQVEKAKSHYSGKKQQLVESQEQVTELQRSLEVREHEVNAVTTEMKLLQKELEKARNKEKSLSSKVNTLEAQLAFTDRHLREQSQVRPERGPGGIEKMRGGRESVYLKVPQSQTHQETSGDSLDLSLDDSLNTTTRPLGPDESSTPLVRSSERVAAKRRALGGESLETLYFTPMNNRQINRTSTERRLESSITCLGELALDSARKRPPTSSARRRRTTQVINITMSKTTPGRGGAGGDSDNEMFYSLSSVRSHPNITGSTHTARPISMEVFHTPGKPAVAVSDQLLSLPGYRRSTVHVAAPQSTGQFCVGAENEPDHAADDWLRIAELQARNQSCLPHLKSSYPLESRPSLGPSFEFTDDDLRMGDPTETIRRASVMPGQIQESLSSHRLSLHPGQADSTTASRPAYGSHRLSLMPPKPKASSTLNNQNTHNLRGSNLSLKRSAKDQEPDTPEVRMEAKRMATSCFPRPLTPKGGRFSSSNNRQPPSPAERRQSMVFSIDNTPRKAASKSGFLQRGMNKIRSSTRKSPANKISRVPRSGDVKSPQPGGKAQRKSPRTNSSKSPKNPTSARKEPEVLVGKPIHLSR; this is encoded by the exons ATGGTGCTTCACCTTGATAAAGAGCATGCACTTTTGGAATGG GTTAACCACCTGAATGTGGACCTCCCGGTGCGGAGCATCAACGATTTACAggatggtgttttgttgatgaagCTCGTCTATAAACT GAGAAAGGAAGAGCCCGCTAATTCATATTTGGACCAGCATGTCCAGGAGAGGCTGAaagtggtctctgacttcctGCAAG GTGACTGCAGGTGCAGCACAGAACGGGGAGCTCTCATCTCCTGGGACAACATCAGCAATGGACTAAACCTGGAGGTGGAGTTATCCAAG GTGCTTGTGCTCCTGTACTACCATAGTGTGATCAACAACCATGTTGACCTGAACCAACTGGAATACAAGTTTGAG GTTGAGCTTGCCTCCATGCTCCGCTTTGTTTTGGACAATGAGAATAGCCTCTACTTGAGTGAGAACTTGGAGAAATATCTAAGGAAGAAGC cccTGTTTAGTTTCAACAGTGACATCTCCAGTACCTCCTCATCCTCCTTGTTCAACGATGATGAGTCCCCAGTCTTCCAGCGGAGAAAGAAGATGGGTTCAGTTCAGTTTCTGGACCTACAAACTGTTGCGTCCTCGTCTGTCAG TTCTCCCCTGCAGGATGTGATGAACACTCCTCAGTTCCAGCTGAAGAAGCTGCAGAGGCAGCTGCGtcaggagagagacatgagggatgagCTGGAGAAAGACCTGACCACCAGCGCCACCACCCTCACCCAGAGAG AGAGTCAGATCTGTCAGTTGCAGCACCGTATTGAGAAGCTGCTGAGGGAGCAGgcggagcaggagcaggagcCCCGGGATGAGCTACAAGAACTGCACAGCAAGAACGAGGg GCTGCGGACCCGTCTCCATGAGGTGCTGAAGGAGTGCCAAGCGTTAAAGACTAACTCATCTCAGATGGAGCGGAAGGTGGATAGCCTGACAGAGGAGAATGGCACCCTTTCTGCCCAG ATGCGTGAAGTGGTCGCTCGGTTGGCGAGTGCTGAGGCTGAGGTGGACAGGCTGATTGAGGCCCAGGACTCTGCTCAGGGGGAGTGGAGCAGCAGACACTGCCACCTTCAGGATGAACTCAACCGGGCCACCGCTCAGAAG GAGTGTCTGAGTGAACAGATGCTGATCCTGCAGAGCAAGATCTCCTCTCTAGAGGACGAGCTGAGTAAAGCCAAGATGCAGGAAAAAGGAGAGGTCATGGGCCCTATCTTGGAG TGGGAGCAGCTGAAACAGGAGCTGGCTGATGCCACCCTCAGGCACGCAGAGTGTGAGTGCACCATCGCCCGTCTGAAGGGGGAGAAGGAGCAGGCTGCTGCCCTGCATGCCCAGGAGAGGGCCTCGCTACAGGCAGAGAGCCAGAGACTGCAGGTCCTGGTGACTGAGCTCCAGGAAGCCCTGAGTGCTCTGCGGGCTGACAGAGAGGCTCTGGAGCTGGCCtccaaggaggagagagagtcccTGACTGCCCAGCTCCACACCCTGACCGCTGAGGTGGCCAGCCTTACCCAGACTGTACAACAAAGGGAGCAGGAGGTGAAGGCGCTGGGGGAGGAGGTGCAGCAGGAGTGCATGCAGAGAGGGGAGCTGAACCTGGCTATGGAGCGGCAGGACAGGGAGGCCAGAGAGGAGATCCAGGAGCTGACCAGCCACGTGGACACCATGGGTGCCtcactgaggagggctgaggaggagGTGCAGGTCAGGGAGAAGCAACTTACCAAGCAGCAGCAGGAGAGTGCTCTACAGAGGGAGGTCCTACAGGAGGAGATGGCTGCATCTGAGAAGGCGTTAAAAGAGCTGAAGAAGCAGGAAGAGGCCGTTAGAGAGGAGGCCACTCGACTGCACCAGGAGATCACTACACATGTTACGGACCTCTGCAGCCTGAGGCAGGAGCACACTGCTCTGCAGGAGCAATTGGCTAGGCAGCAAGAGGAGATCTCCCTAGAAAAGGAGGCGCAGGCCGCAGCCCACAGGGAGAAGGAAGCGGTGGAGGCGGAGCTCTCTCGACtccaggaggaggtgaggagccTGGGGGAACAGATGGCCCAGCTGGAGGAGGCTCAGAGGGAGAAGGAGCGTCTCCTCCTCCAGTCCACAGAGAACATGGAGACcctccagacagagagagccGCTGCCTCGTCCCTCGCTGAAGCCAAAGACCTGGAGCTCAGCATcctgagagaggaggtgagggccagGGAGGAGCAGCTAGCCATGCAACAGGAGGAGTACCGCTTACGGCAGGAGGAGCTACAGGAGGAGCTTGCAGCTCAGGAGAATGAAATCAATAACATGAGAGAGCGGCTCGCTGGCCTGCTGGACCAGATCTCTCTGCTGAAGGAGGTGTGTCAGGAGGGTAAAAACATGGAGGCCCTGAGAGAAGAGCACGCTGCCCAGTTGGAGCAGCTGAGGCTAGTGAAGGAGCAGGTCGAACAGGTCcaggagaggaatgaggagaCCTCGGCAGCTCTCAGGGAGAAGGAGTCGTCTCTCAGGGAGAAGGAGTCGTCTctcagggagaaggaggagagcctCCGGGGGCTGGAGGAGGAGCTACAGTCCACCACCTCTCTGGCCTCCCAGAGACAACAGGAAGAACTGACCTCGCTCAAGGAGGAAGTAATCTCGCtgcaggaggaggtggagaggaggcgTGCCGCGGAAGCCCTGGCAGTTGAGGAGGCGAGGGAACTGGAGGAGAGCGTGTCAGCCCTACAGCAGCAGCTGGACTCAGCCATCCAGGACAATGATATGAAGAGACAAAAGTGTGAGAGGCTGGAACAGGACCTGGAGCAGAGAGGAACACTGGTGGAAGAGCTGAGGCAGCAGGAGCATAGCGCCAGACTGGAGGCCACTCGACTCCGCCAGGAGATCTCTACACATCTCAGCCGTCTGGAGGTAGtgcagagggagaaggaggagctgAGAGGGGAGGTGTCCCTCCACCAGCAGAGAGCTGCAGTGCTCCAGCAGAGCCTGGAGGAGCAGGAGGTCGCTATGAGAGTGTTAAAGGAGCAGAAGGAGAGCATCAGAGAGGAGACCACTGTGAAGATTGAG GCCCTACAGGCTCAGCTGGAGGTAGTGTCGTCTCTGGCCGCAGCTAAAGACCTGCAGCTCAGCACTCTGAGAGAGGAG GCCACCGCCTTACAGGAGCAGCTAGCTAAGAGGGAGCAGGAGATCTCCCTTCAGAAGGAGGTACTGCAGGAGGCCCACAGGGAGAAGGAGTCAGTGGAGGCACTGAGAGAGGAGCTGGCCAGGCAACAggaggagctgagagaggagctAATCCTCCAGCAGCAGAGAGCTCAGTCCTTAGAACAGAGCCTGGAGGAACAGCAGGAGGCCCTGAAAGAGCTGacgctgaaggaggagagagccagagaggagGCCACTCAACTCCGCCAGCAGATCTCCACACATCTCAGCCGTCTGGAGGAGGTgcagagggggaaggaggagctGAGGGAGCAGGAGGAAAAAGCCAGAGAGGAGACAACTGTGAAGATGGAGGCCCTACAGGCTCAGCTGGAGGTAGTGTCGTCTCTGGCCGCAGCTAAAGACCTGCAGCTCAGCACTCTGAGAGAGGAGGCCTCTCTACTCTGCCAGGAGAACACCAAACGGGCAGCTGATCTAAAGGACGTGCAGTTGGAGAAGATTCGGTTGGAGAGCCTGTTGAGCGAGGAGCACAGAGCCTTAAAGGAGGACCTGGCCAAGCAGCAGGAGGAGCTGAGGGGGGAGGTGTCCCTCCACCAGCAGAGAGCTGCAGAGCTCCAGCACCAGGAGGCTgctctgagggagcaggaggaGAAGAGCACAGAGGAGGCCACTCTGAAGATGGAGGCCCTCAAAGCAGCTAAAGACCTGCAGCTCAGCGCTCTGACAGAGAAGGCCATCGCCTTACAGGAGCAGCTAGCTAAGAGGGAGCAGGAGATCTCCCTTCAGAAGGAGGTGCTGCAGGAGGCCCACAGGGAGAAGGAGTCATTGGAGGCACTGAGAGAGGAGCTGGCCAGGCAACAggaggagctgagagaggagctAATCCTCCAGCAGCAGAGAGCTCAGTCCTTAGAACAGAGCCTGGAGGAACAGCAGGAGGCCCTGAAAGAGCTGacgctgaaggaggagagagccagagaggagGCCACTCTGAAGATGGTGGCCCTCCAAGCAGCTAAGGACTTGGAGCTCAGCACCCTGAGACAGGAGGCTACACAACTCCGCCAGGAGATCTCCACACATGTCAGCCACCTGGAGGAGGTGAAGAGCGAGGGCCCCCTGAGAGAGGAGCACACTGCCTTACAGGTGCAGCTGGCCAAGCAGCAGGAGGAAAACTCCCTACAGAAGGGACTGCTGCAGGAGGTACAGGCCACAGTCCTCCAGGAGAGGGAGGCCAAGGAGGCACTGAGAGGGGAGGTGTCCCTTCATCAGCAGAGCCTGGAAGAGCAGCAGGTTGCTGTGAGGGAGACTCTAGCCAGGCAGAAGGAGGAAGGGCAGGCAGCAGGCCAGGTGCAGAAGGAGTTGATGGAGCAGTTCTCTGTGCTCCAGCAAGAGAAGGAGGCTCTGTTAACCCGGGCGCTCCAGGCAGAGCAGAACCAGAGCGAGCTGGAAGGGAGCATGGCTGAGCTACGAGcccaggcagagagcagagaaagtGGCCAGAGACAACAGCTGGATGCCCTGCTCCTGGAGAAGGAGAGGCTGACTGAGGGTCACCAGGTCCTGGAGATGAAATGTAGCGCCGCCCAGAGGCTGGAGGCTGTACTGCTGGAGGAACTGGCCTTGCTGAGAGAAcagatggagggaacagagtgGGAGAAGCAGATCAGAGATCTACGGGAACAACTTGCTGCCAACACTGAGGTAGTGGAACACTACAAAACACAG GTTGAGAAGGCCAAGAGCCACTACTCGGGGAAGAAGCAGCAGCTTGTGGAGTCTCAGGAGCAGGTGACGGAGCTGCAGCGcagcctagaggtcagagagcatGAGGTCAACGCCGTTACCACAGAGATGAAGCTGCTGCAGAAGGAGCTGGAGAAGGCCAGGAACAAAGAGAAGAGCCTCAGCTCCAAGGTCAACACACTGGAAGCACAG CTGGCGTTTACTGACCGTCACCTTCGGGAGCAGAGCCAGGTTCGACCTGAGCGGGGACCAGGTGGGATTGAGAAgatgagagggggtagagagagtgtcTACCTGAAAGTCCCCCAGAGCCAGACTCACCAGGAGACCAGCGGCGACAGTCTGGACCTCAGCCTGGACGACTCCCTCAACACTACTAC GAGGCCGTTGGGGCCCGACGAGTCCAGTACTCCCCTGGTGCGTAGCTCGGAGCGTGTAGCTGCTAAACGGCGTGCTCTGGGAGGGGAGTCACTGGAGACCCTCTACTTCACCCCGATGAATAACCGTCAGATCAACAG GACCAGTACTGAGCGCCGGCTAGAGAGCAGCATCACATGTCTGGGAGAGCTGGCTCTGGACTCAGCCAGGAAGAGACCACCCACCTCCTCAGCCAGACGCCGAAGGACCACCCAGGTCATCAACATCACCATGAGCAAG ACGACCCCTGGTcgcggaggagcaggaggagatagTGATAACGAGATGTTCTACAGCCTGTCCTCCGTCCGCTCCCATCCCAACATCACCGGAAGCACACACACCGCACGACCCATCTCCATGGAGGTCTTCCACACACCCGGAAAACCTGCCGTTGCCGTGAGCGATCAGCTCCTCAGTCTCCCTGGATACCGTCGAAGCACCGTCCACGTTGCAGCTCCACAGA GTACGGGCCAGTTCTGTGTGGGGGCAGAGAATGAGCCTGACCATGCTGCTGATGACTGGCTACGCATCGCTGAGCTGCAGGCCAGAAACCAGTCCTGTCTGCCTCACCTAAAGAGCAGCTATCCTCTGGAGTCCAGG CCCAGCCTGGGACCGTCCTTCGAGTTCACCGACGATGACCTGCGCATGGGCGACCCCACGGAGACTATCCGTAGAGCCTCTGTGATGCCCGGACAGATTCAGGAGTCTCTGTCATCCCACCGGCTCTCCCTCCACCCGGGACAGGCCGACAGCACCACGGCCAGCAGGCCGGCCTACGGCTCACACCGTCTCTCACTGATGCCACCCAAACCTAAAGCCAGCAGCACCCTGAACAACCAGAACACACACAACCTCAGGGGGAGCAACCTGTCACTCAAACGCTCAGCCAAAGACCAGGAGCCAGACACACCTGAGGtgagaatggag GCTAAGAGGATGGCAACCAGCTGTTTCCCGCGCCCTCTTACCCCTAAAGGAGGTCGTTTCAGCTCTTCCAACAACCGCCAGCCTCCTAGCCCT GCTGAGCGGAGACAGTCCATGGTGTTCTCCATTGACAACACGCCTCGTAAGGCTGCCTCCAAGAGCGGCTTCCTACAGAGAGGCATGAATAAGATTCGCAGCTCCACGCGTAAATCCCCAGCGAACAAAATCTCCCGTGTCCCGCGGTCCGGAGATGTGAAGTCCCCTCAGCCGGGAGGGAAGGCACAGAGGAAGTCCCCACGCACCAACAGCAGCAAGTCTCCAAAGAACCCCACCAGCGCACGGAAG gaACCCGAGGTGTTGGTTGGAAAGCCCATTCATCTGAGCAG ataa